From the Terriglobia bacterium genome, the window AAAAAGGCTGGAAGAGAGCCTTTCAAAGTAAAAGATCTTTCTCTTGCGGAATTCGGCCGCAAGGAAATTCAACTGGCCGAGCAGGAAATGCCGGGATTAATGGTCGTCCGGCAGCGCTATGCTGCCAAGAAGCCGCTGGCGGGAATGCAGATCATGGGCAGCCTGCACATGACGATTCAGACCGCCGTGTTGATCGAAACGCTGGCCGAACTCGGGGCGGATGTCCGCTGGGTATCGTGCAACATTTTCTCGACCCAGGACCACGCGGCAGCGGCGGTCGTTGTTGGCCGTCCGGAAACCGGCGGTACACCGGCGAAGCCCCGCGGCATTCCGGTCTTCGCGTGGAAGGGCGAGAATCTCGAAGAATACTGGTGGTGCACGACTGAAGCACTGCGCTGGCCCGACAATTCCGGCCCGGTGCAGATTGTCGACGACGGCGGCGACGCCACATTATTCGTCCATAAAGCTCTCGAATTCGAAACCGCCGGCAAGGTTCCTTCATTCAACGCCGCATCGGATCCGGAAGAGTGGGGCGTGATCCTCAGCACGCTGTCGCGTGAATTGAAGGAGCGGCCCGGTGCCTGGTCGAAGATCGCGAAGGCCATCAAGGGAGTGTCGGAAGAGACGACCACCGGCGTGCACCGGCTCTATCAGATGGAAGAGGCCGGCAAGCTTCTGTTCCCGGCGATCAACGTCAACGACTCCGTGACGAAGAGCAAGTTCGACAACATCTACGGCTGCCGCCATTCCTTGCCCGATGGATTGATGCGCGCGACCGACGTGATGCTCGGCGGAAAAGTTGCTGTCGTGCTCGGCTTCGGCGAGGTCGGCAAGGGCTGCGCGCAGGCTCTGCGCGGACAGGGCTGCCGCGTGATCGTTACCGAAATCGATCCGATCTGCGCGCTGCAGGCGGCGATGGAAGGCTATGAAGTAAAGCCCATCGAGGATGTTGTTTCGACGGCCGACGTCTTCATCACGACGACCGGTAACAAAGACGTCATCACGGTCCACCACATGGCCAAGATGAAGGACAAGGCGATCGTCGGAAATATCGGCCACTTCGACAACGAAATCGACATGGCCGGATTGAAGAAGGTGAAAGGGATCCAGAACATCAACATCAAGCCGCAATACGATGAATGGAAGTTCCCGGACAACCACAGCGTCATGATCCTGGCCGAAGGCCGCCTGCTCAACCTGGGCTGCGCCACCGGCCATCCGAGTTTCGTGATGTCGGCGTCGTTCACCAACCAGGTTCTGGCGCAGCTCGACCTGAAAGACAACGGCAGCAAATATGAAAAGAAGGTCTACATGCTGCCCAAGAAGCTGGACGAGGAAGTCGCACGGCTCCACCTCGATCATCTTGGAGTGAAGCTGACGAAGCTCACGCCCGAGCAGGCCAGCTATATCGGCGTGCCGGTCGAAGGGCCGTACAAAGCTTCGCATTACCGCTACTAAGAATAAAAGGGGACAGGTTACAGCCGCAGATGCCGCGGATAACGCAGATGGGGGCATCCAAAAAATCATTTGCTGCCCCCATCTGCGTTATCCGCGGCATCTGCGGCTATAACCTGTCCCCATTTTTCGTCAGGGAGGTGACGGATGTTCGTGCGGAGTTTGTGTATTGCCTTAATGTTGTTGGCAGCTCAGGCGGAAACGACCTTTACCGTCGAATACAACGGCAAAAAGTACGAGTTCCATATTCCTGACCCGGATTTGCAGAAAACTCCCGTCTGGGCGCCCAATCAGGACAATCCTCCGTTATCTGCGCGCCGCGCGATCGATATTGCCAAGAATGAAATCGCGACGTTATTGCCGAATGGAAAAGACTGGCGGCTTTACGAGGTAACGCTCCGGCCGGTCGATAATCACTGGGTTTATCTGGTTCAGTTCCTTGAGCCGTTACGCGGCGACGGCAACGGCCGGCAGCTTTCCAGTGGATTTCAGGTTGTCGTTCTGATGAACGGCGTTGCAGTTATGCCGCGTGTTTCTGGCTGATGCAGATCAGGCAGCGGGTTCGGCGGGTCTCTTCGCCAGGTCGAAAATAGCGTTCACAAGATCTGCCGGTTCGAAAGGCTTCAATATATAAGCATTGAAACCTGCCGACCTTGCTCTTTCATTGTCGCCCGGGGACGAATATGCGGTTAACGCGATCGCTGGAGTGAAGCCCCGATATTGTTTGTCGTGCTGGCGGATGGCGGCAATCAGCGCGAATCCGTCAGATCCTCCCAAGCGTATGTCCGATACCAGGACGTGAGCAGGAGACCGCTGTTGTTGCTTGATCGCGGCGTCAACCGTGTTGGCTACAACGACATTCGCACCGGTTTGTCTCAAAACTGCCTGAATCAATTCGCACGTATCGAGATCATCTTCGACAACTAGGACGGAGATGCCCTTCAATAAATCGCTCATAAATTTTGTCTCCGAAATCTGCTCTTATTATACCCCTTACTGGCTTTATACCGGCGGCTACAGAATCCGCAATGGCGACCCGCCGAGCAGACTAAAGTCGATCGTTTCGGAGGCCTGCAGCGCCGCAACAACAGATTTTTATTCTTTTATCCGGCTCATGACGTGGTCATTGATCCACTTCTCGTCCCACCATTCCGTGGGATTCACCGGAATGCCCTGCAGGAACAAGCCGAAGTGCAGATGGTCGCCGGCCGCGAGACCGGTGGCGCCGCTTTTTCCGATGACTTCCTTTTTCTTGACGGTTTGTCCGGGTTTGACATCGATTTCGCTCATGTGACCGTAGAGCGAAATCAGGCCGGCGCCATGGTCGATCATGACCGCGTTGCCGTAGATGCCGAAATACTCTGCAAGCACAACCTTTCCATCGTTGCCGGCTTCGATCGGTGTGTGCTGGACGACAGAGAGATCGAATCCGACGTGATCCTGCTGGTCGACCGGCTTGCCGTCGTAAACGTAAGTGCGCCGGTCCGCGAAGTACGATTCCACTTTTGAATTGCTCAATTGGACAAACGCATCGTGCCACAGGAACTCGCCGGGAGAGTTTTTGGCCAGCTCTGCGATTCGCGCATGATCCTGCTTGCGCAGGTCGCTGTTGATTTCGACGAAGTTCTTGACCGGATCGCCGGTGTCTTTAACCGAGGGTGTATGCGACATGATCTCCGGAACGACTTTCTGGATGAGACTGTTTTCCAATGGAATATCCCGCGACCGGAATTTCTTGAGGAATACTTTGTGCCAGAAGTCGGCCGTGACTTCATTGCCGGCGGCGTCGCGGGCGACCACTTTCATCGGTGTATCGGCCGGCCAGTCGTATTCGAGCGCGAACAGAGCGAGATGCAGATCCTTGTCGAATTTGTAGCCGGGGAAGAAGTGGGAGCCGACCTGCACGCCGGATGTCTCCACATTGTCCGAGACGCGATAGACGACGCATTCCGATCCGCCTTGATTGATGTAGTGCTGGCCTTCCATGACCTGGACCGTTGGCGGCTTGGTGTCGAAGGTAAAGTCCTTTGAGGCGTCGGTGCGATTTCCGTTGAAAAAGTGGCGGAGGGAATTGTCGGTGGCGGTGACGCTCAGGCTTGCCGGACCGTCTTCGGCCTTGTATTTGTCGGCGATGAGCTTCCCGACGTCATAAGTAGTGGTTTTTTCCTGATGAAGAGAGTCGTCCGCAAGCACAACATCCTTGTCCTTCTGCCTGAGATGAATGGCTACGTGTTTCAGGCCGGTCCCGGCATCCTCGACTTTCAAGCTCAGGGCCGGCGCGCGGCCAAGAATTTTGAAGTCACGATTGAACATGATCTCCGGAGGAGTCCCTTCCCAGCGCGCGTGTGTAACGCCAACCGCAATCACACCGAGAACAACGACAAACAAACCAAGAATAACCAAAACTTTCATAACAAAAAGTGTAACAAAAAAGGGACAGATCACTTTCCGCGGGATCTGTCGCCAGGTTTGTTTCGTTACTTCACAATTCCGTCGGCGGAGCGGGGCCGTGGCGCAGCGGGACATCTTTGATCAGCAGATTCAGGATGCACAGGGCGACCATCAGGCCGGCGCTGATCATAAAGATCCACTCGATCCCACCGAGCAAGGCCGTGCCGACGCTGGCATATAAGGTCTCGAGCGCGTGAGGGCCGTTCTCGAAGTGTTTGAAAGTCTCTTCCAGCTGCGGCCGCAATTGAGGGAGCAGCAGCGGATTCGAGAAGGCCGACATCGCCTCCGGAGGTATACCCTGCGGCACGGCGTTTGAGAAATCGTGATGATAATTCGTCAGCAGAAGACTGCCGAAGATCGCAACGCCGACGGTGCTGCCGATCGAGCGGAAGAACGTGGATGTTGCCGTCGCCACACCCATGTGCCGTTGCGGAGCCGTGTTTTGAACCGCAACCGTATAAGCGGGCAGCAGAAGTCCCATTCCAAGACCGGCCGTGATCATCGCCAGAATGACGTCTAACGGCCGCGTGGCCAGGCCCATTCGCGCGAAAAGAATCGTTCCGATCGTCACCAGCACGGAGCCGGACAGAAACGGCATCTTGTAGCTGCGGAGCCGAAGCGTGATCTGGCCGCAGACGAAGGTGCCGACCACAATGCCGAGCATCAACGGCGTGAGCAAATTTCCGGAGCGCGTCGCCGTGACACCCAGCACGCCCTGCATGAACAGCGGCAGGTAAATGATCATGCCGAACATCGCGATGCCGACCACGAAGACGCCGATGGAACACATGCTGATCACCGGCTCACGGAACAATGACAGCGGAATCATCGGTTCGATGGCCTTCGTTTCCGCATAAATGAAAGCGCCCAGCATCGCAGCGGACAGCACGAGCAGCGATTCGACTCGTGCTGAAAGCCAGCCGTAATCGGTGACCCACGTCAGCGCCAGCAGCAGGGGGACGACGCAGAGTATAAGCGTTGCGACGCCGGCCCAGTCGATGTGTCTCTTGACATCCTTGGGATGCCAGAAAGGAAAATATAGATACAGCGCAATGACCGCGATGATTCCGACCGGCAGGTTGACGTAGAACGTGGCTCTCCACGAAATGTCATCGGTCAGCCACCCGCCGAGTGTCGGGCCGAATACCGAAGCCATCCCCCAGGCCCCCGAAAAAACGCCCTGATATTTACCGCGCTCCGCCGGCGAAAAGATGTCTCCGACGATGGCGAAGGTGAGGCCGGTCATGATGCCGCCGCAGATGCCCTGCATCGCCCGGAACAGGATGAGTTGATTCATGCCGTCGAGCCCGATCGATGAGAACTTGCCTGCGGCGCCGCAGAGCGCCGACGTCAGGACGAAACCTGCCGATCCGCCGAGCAGAAACCATTTTCGGCCGTAGATATCCGACAGCTTGGCGAATATCGGAACCGAGATCGTCGAACACAGCAGGTAAGCCGTCGAAACCCAGGGATAGCGATCGAAACCCGAAAGG encodes:
- the ahcY gene encoding adenosylhomocysteinase, which translates into the protein KKAGREPFKVKDLSLAEFGRKEIQLAEQEMPGLMVVRQRYAAKKPLAGMQIMGSLHMTIQTAVLIETLAELGADVRWVSCNIFSTQDHAAAAVVVGRPETGGTPAKPRGIPVFAWKGENLEEYWWCTTEALRWPDNSGPVQIVDDGGDATLFVHKALEFETAGKVPSFNAASDPEEWGVILSTLSRELKERPGAWSKIAKAIKGVSEETTTGVHRLYQMEEAGKLLFPAINVNDSVTKSKFDNIYGCRHSLPDGLMRATDVMLGGKVAVVLGFGEVGKGCAQALRGQGCRVIVTEIDPICALQAAMEGYEVKPIEDVVSTADVFITTTGNKDVITVHHMAKMKDKAIVGNIGHFDNEIDMAGLKKVKGIQNINIKPQYDEWKFPDNHSVMILAEGRLLNLGCATGHPSFVMSASFTNQVLAQLDLKDNGSKYEKKVYMLPKKLDEEVARLHLDHLGVKLTKLTPEQASYIGVPVEGPYKASHYRY
- a CDS encoding response regulator → MSDLLKGISVLVVEDDLDTCELIQAVLRQTGANVVVANTVDAAIKQQQRSPAHVLVSDIRLGGSDGFALIAAIRQHDKQYRGFTPAIALTAYSSPGDNERARSAGFNAYILKPFEPADLVNAIFDLAKRPAEPAA
- a CDS encoding M23 family metallopeptidase, whose translation is MKVLVILGLFVVVLGVIAVGVTHARWEGTPPEIMFNRDFKILGRAPALSLKVEDAGTGLKHVAIHLRQKDKDVVLADDSLHQEKTTTYDVGKLIADKYKAEDGPASLSVTATDNSLRHFFNGNRTDASKDFTFDTKPPTVQVMEGQHYINQGGSECVVYRVSDNVETSGVQVGSHFFPGYKFDKDLHLALFALEYDWPADTPMKVVARDAAGNEVTADFWHKVFLKKFRSRDIPLENSLIQKVVPEIMSHTPSVKDTGDPVKNFVEINSDLRKQDHARIAELAKNSPGEFLWHDAFVQLSNSKVESYFADRRTYVYDGKPVDQQDHVGFDLSVVQHTPIEAGNDGKVVLAEYFGIYGNAVMIDHGAGLISLYGHMSEIDVKPGQTVKKKEVIGKSGATGLAAGDHLHFGLFLQGIPVNPTEWWDEKWINDHVMSRIKE
- a CDS encoding MDR family MFS transporter, whose product is LVPFVLLVVPSPFHAVKLLWTRMLNQSTAAAPARMPEVWLTSGRVQLTRPQMIGTLAGLMLSMLLAALDQTIVGTAEPRIIASLSGFDRYPWVSTAYLLCSTISVPIFAKLSDIYGRKWFLLGGSAGFVLTSALCGAAGKFSSIGLDGMNQLILFRAMQGICGGIMTGLTFAIVGDIFSPAERGKYQGVFSGAWGMASVFGPTLGGWLTDDISWRATFYVNLPVGIIAVIALYLYFPFWHPKDVKRHIDWAGVATLILCVVPLLLALTWVTDYGWLSARVESLLVLSAAMLGAFIYAETKAIEPMIPLSLFREPVISMCSIGVFVVGIAMFGMIIYLPLFMQGVLGVTATRSGNLLTPLMLGIVVGTFVCGQITLRLRSYKMPFLSGSVLVTIGTILFARMGLATRPLDVILAMITAGLGMGLLLPAYTVAVQNTAPQRHMGVATATSTFFRSIGSTVGVAIFGSLLLTNYHHDFSNAVPQGIPPEAMSAFSNPLLLPQLRPQLEETFKHFENGPHALETLYASVGTALLGGIEWIFMISAGLMVALCILNLLIKDVPLRHGPAPPTEL